One part of the Raphanus sativus cultivar WK10039 chromosome 7, ASM80110v3, whole genome shotgun sequence genome encodes these proteins:
- the LOC108808576 gene encoding uncharacterized protein LOC108808576, with amino-acid sequence MEKAKLPFKKRFSRNGSSMEFMVDDCMKEKGARGRFGNSLKVLQCLECKGFGHVQAECTNLQKRKKKIVTKSDFDDGKELKNIVAFTTFVPGSKKKSATGSASASASGSSCGGDDDAVSDDDDDGEFDLAGKYERLYENWLKQVEANSEFAKEKVKLEAQVAEALKYASEKEEEARQARVRLAETQKGLKMLNGGTKQLDHLLSIGKSDRCGLGYQRECSTAEGVFVSAGKAEVLATSTTRPAVKVSAEKTSNGKTAVKTATDVKNATATRNATATATTTAPERVSGLKSAVQRKWRPVCHHCGVVGHIRPRCFKLLREKNQMVQAYGAYGAYGVRSHGPICYSCGVQGHIRRECFKPVQRANHGGFGLMNTWSRRYDQYGYGGMGFPPYFGGYRSSY; translated from the coding sequence ATGGAGAAAGCTAAGTTGCCTTTCAAGAAGCGTTTTTCTAGGAATGGATCTTCTATGGAGTTCATGGTTGATGATTGCATGAAGGAGAAAGGAGCAAGAGGAAGATTTGGTAATTCCCTTAAGGTTCTACAGTGCCTTGAATGCAAAGGTTTTGGGCATGTACAAGCTGAATGTACAAATCTGCAGAAGCGGAAGAAGAAGATAGTCACCAAGAGTGATTTTGATGATGGTAAGGAGCTAAAGAATATTGTGGCGTTCACAACTTTTGTTCCTGGTTCTAAGAAAAAATCTGCGACGGGATCTGCGTCAGCGTCTGCGTCAGGGTCTTCATGTggaggtgatgatgatgctgtaagtgatgatgatgatgatggagagTTTGATCTTGCTGGGAAATATGAGAGGCTGTATGAGAATTGGCTCAAGCAGGTTGAGGCGAATTCAGAGTTTGCTAAGGAAAAGGTCAAGCTAGAAGCTCAAGTGGCTGAAGCACTTAAGTATGcctcagagaaagaagaagaagcacgacAGGCTAGGGTTCGACTTGCAGAGACTCAGAAGGGTTTGAAGATGCTGAATGGTGGGACGAAGCAGCTAGATCATCTGCTCAGTATTGGAAAGAGTGATCGATGTGGCCTTGGATATCAAAGAGAATGTTCTACAGCTGAAGGTGTTTTTGTATCAGCAGGAAAAGCTGAGGTTTTAGCTACGTCTACTACAAGACCAGCGGTTAAGGTGTCTGCAGAGAAGACATCTAACGGAAAGACTGCAGTGAAGACTGCAACTGATGTGAAGAACGCGACTGCTACGCGTAATGCTACGGCAACTGCTACGACGACTGCTCCAGAGAGAGTTTCTGGATTGAAGAGTGCAGTTCAACGAAAGTGGCGGCCTGTTTGTCATCACTGTGGTGTTGTTGGACACATTAGGCCAAGGTGTTTCAAGTTGTTGAGGGAGAAGAATCAGATGGTGCAAGCTTATGGTGCTTATGGTGCTTATGGTGTGAGGAGTCATGGTCCTATATGTTATTCTTGTGGAGTTCAAGGGCATATTCGACGTGAGTGTTTCAAGCCAGTTCAAAGAGCTAATCATGGAGGTTTTGGGCTCATGAATACGTGGTCTAGGAGATATGATCAGTATGGATATGGTGGAATGGGATTTCCTCCTTACTTTGGAGGATATAGATcttcatattag
- the LOC108835505 gene encoding phosphate transporter PHO1 homolog 1-like — MVPFTKQFEGQLVPEWKDSFVDYSQLKKDLKKIHLLTNGVEKEHTETSLINTIKSSLGKLSIFGNKEPERPRAIKVHRKLASSVSNSDVYETELLETISDDTGAAKEFFMCLDTQLNKVNQFYKTKEKEFLERGECLKKQMEILIEVKDAFNQKQANGESTQESKEDDSISCTISCEEDSVKSRTEEIELQEYCLEDLKNNGAEKLESPRSQEPTKINKKDSKMKTDSGRVFSCHGRKLKIKIPLTNPSRKFSAISYFIKEDLINQSSSKKRGPDGVNKLRISKKTLNHAEKMIKGALTELYKGLNYLKTYRNLNMLAFMKILKKFEKVTGKQILPIYLKVVESSYFNSSDKVINLSDEVEELFIKHFAGENRRKAMKYLKPHHRKESHSVTFFIGLFTGCFVALLAGYIIVAHLTGMYKRHTENTFYMETAYPVLSMFGLLFLHLFLYGCNIFMWRKARINYSFIFELGTKNELKFRDVFLICTASMSVIAGVMFVHLLLLAKGYSFGQVQVIPGLLLLVFFLILFCPLNIFYKSSRYRFISVIRNIVFSPLYKVVMLDFFMADQLCSQVPMLRNLEYIACYYITGSYTTQDYGYCMRVKYYRDLAYAVSFLPYYWRAMQCARRWFDEGETSHLVNLGKYVSAMLAAGTKVAYEKERSIGWLCLVVAMSSIATVYQLYWDFVKDWGLFQHNSNNPWLRNQLMLRQKSIYYFSMVLNLVLRLAWVQTVVHSSFEHVDYRVTGLFLAALEVIRRGHWNFYRLENEHLNNAGKFRAVKTVPLPFREVDEED, encoded by the exons ATGGTGCCGTTCACTAAGCAATTTGAGGGGCAACTTGTGCCCGAATGGAAAGACTCCTTTGTCGATTACTCTCAGCTCAAGAAAGACCTCAAGAAAATCCATTTGTTAACCAATGGAGTTGAGAAGGAGCACACAGAAACTTCTCTCATCAACACCATTAAGTCCTCTTTAGGAAAgctttccatttttggcaacaAGGAACCGGAACGCCCTCGTGCCATCAAA GTTCATAGAAAGCTTGCTTCTTCTGTAAGTAACAGTGACGTGTATGAGACGGAACTCCTGGAGACAATTTCTGATGATACCGGTGCTGCGAAAGAGTTCTTCATGTGTCTGGACACGCAGCTCAACAAAGTGAATCAGTTCTACAAGACAAAGGAGAAAGAGTTCTTGGAGAGAGGGGAGTGTTTGAAGAAGCAGATGGAGATACTCATTGAGGTGAAAGATGCTTTCAATCAAAAGCAAGCCAATGGAGAGTCAACTCAAGAATCAAAAGAAGACGATTCCATATCATGCACCATCTCATGTG AGGAAGACTCTGTTAAAAGCAGAACAGAGGAAATAGAACTTCAGGAATATTGCTTAGAGGATTTGAAGAACAATGGGGCAGAAAAATTGGAGTCTCCAAGATCACAAGAACCAACCAAAATCAACAAGAAGGACTCTAAGATGAAGACAGATTCTGGCCGTGTTTTCAGCTGTCATGGGAGGAAGCTCAAGATAAAGATCCCATTGACAAATCCTTCACGTAAATTCTCAGCTATAAGTTACTTCATCAAAGAAGATTTGATAAACCAGTCATCGTCAAAGAAACGTGGTCCAGATGGAGTAAATAAGCTGCGAATCAGcaagaaaaccctaaatcacGCCGAGAAGATGATCAAAGGAGCTTTGACAGAACTCTACAAAGGGTTAAATTATCTCAAAACTTACAGAAACTTGAACATGTTAGCCTTCATGAAAATTCTTAAAAAGTTCGAAAAG GTTACTGGAAAACAAATCCTTCCGATATATCTCAAAGTGGTTGAAAGTTCTTACTTCAATAGTTCAGACAAG GTGATAAATCTATCAGACGAAGTTGAAGAATTGTTCATCAAGCACTTCGCAGGAGAGAATCGTAGAAAGGCAATGAAATATCTGAAACCGCACCATCGTAAAGAGTCTCACTCTGTCACCTTCTTCATTG GTCTGTTCACTGGTTGTTTTGTTGCTCTTCTTGCTGGCTACATCATTGTGGCTCATCTGACTGGTATGTACAAAAGACACACCGAGAACACTTTCTACATGGAAACTGCATATCCTGTACTAAG CATGTTTGGGCTCTTATTTCTGCACTTATTCTTATACGGTTGCAACATATTTATGTGGCGAAAAGCGAGGATAAACTATAGTTTCATCTTCGAACTTGGGACCAAAAATGAGCTCAAGTTTAGAGATGTTTTCTTGATATGTACAGCTTCAATGTCTGTGATAGCCGGCGTCATGTTTGTTCATCTCTTGCTTCTTGCAAAAGGTTACTCATTTGGACAAGTTCAAGTGATCCCTGGCCTTCTATTACTG GTCTTCTTCTTAATACTGTTTTGTCCCTTGAACATTTTCTACAAATCAAGCCGTTACCGGTTTATATCAGTAATCAGAAACATTGTATTTTCACCTCTTTATAAAGTCGTGATGCTCGATTTCTTTATGGCTGATCAACTTTGCAGCCAG GTACCTATGCTAAGGAACCTGGAATACATAGCTTGCTACTATATAACCGGTAGCTACACAACACAGGACTATGGATATTGTATGAGAGTCAAGTACTACAGAGATCTTGCCTATGCAGTTTCCTTCCTCCCATACTACTGGAGAGCAATGCAg TGTGCAAGGAGGTGGTTTGACGAAGGCGAGACAAGCCACTTAGTGAACCTAGGGAAGTATGTATCAGCGATGTTAGCGGCTGGAACCAAAGTGGCTTACGAGAAAGAGAGGAGCATTGGTTGGCTCTGCCTTGTGGTGGCTATGTCAAGTATAGCCACCGTTTACCAATTGTATTGGGACTTTGTAAAGGATTGGGGTTTATTCCAACATAATTCCAACAACCCTTGGCTTAGGAACCAACTCATGCTTAGACAAAAATCTATTTACTACTTCTCTATG gttTTAAATCTTGTTCTAAGGCTGGCATGGGTACAAACAGTTGTGCACTCAAGTTTTGAGCATGTGGATTATAGAGTGACAGGATTGTTCTTGGCTGCTCTTGAAGTCATCAGGAGAGGACACTGGAACTTTTACCG ATTGGAGAATGAGCATCTAAATAATGCGGGGAAGTTTCGAGCTGTAAAGACAGTGCCACTTCCTTTCAGAGAAGTTGATGAAGAAGACTGA
- the LOC108816352 gene encoding phosphoenolpyruvate carboxylase 4, producing MTDTTDDIAEEISFQSFEDDCKLLGSLFNDVLQREVGSSFMEKIERIRILAQSALNLRLAGIEDTANLLEKQLTCEISKMPLEEALTLARAFTHSLNLMGIADTHHRMHKLIDATQLSRSCDDTFTQLLHSGISSEELYKTVCKQEVEIVLTAHPTQINRRTLQYKHVRIANLLEYNSRSDIGHEDRETLIEDLVREITSVWQTDELRRQKPTPVDEARAGLNIVEQSLWKAVPHYLRRVSNSLKKFTGKPLPLTCTPIKFGSWMGGDRDGNPNVTAKVTKEVSLLSRWMAIDLYIREVDSLRFELSTNRCSDRFSRLAEDILEKDSDRGQSSFLNQQKSSLPIQLPDKAQHPSCIEDGDSQHSKFEINSTTDFVPPNLQKQNEEDSPKVDSKSNADDTHTAGLTSRGSFSSTSQLLFQRKLFAESKIGRVSFQKLLEPPPLKRAGMAPYRIVLGDVKDKLVKTRKLLELLLEGLPCEYDPRVSYETSEQLLEPLLLCYESLQSSGAGVLADGKLADLIRRVSTFGMVLVKLDLRQESARHAEALDAITTYLDLGTYSEWDEEKKLDFLTKELKGKRPLVPPTIEVVPEVKEVLDTFRVAAEFGSESLGAYVISMASNASDVLAVELLQKDTRLAVTSEHGKPCPGGTLRVVPLFETVKDLRAAGYVIRKLLSIDWYREHIQKNHNGHQEVMVGYSDSGKDSGRFTAAWELYKAQEDVVAACNEFGIKITLFHGRGGSIGRGGGPTYLAIQSQPPGSVMGTLRSTEQGEMVQAKFGIPQTAVRQLEIYTTAVLLATLKPPQPPREQKWRNLMEEISTISSQNYKGTVYENPEFISYFHEATPQAELGYLNIGSRPARRKSSTGIGHLRAIPWVFAWTQTRFVLPAWLGVGAGLKGVSEKGYADDIQEMYKEWPFFQSTIDLIEMVLAKADIPITKLYDEQLVSESRRGLGDMLRKELMTTEKYVLVITGREKLLESNKSLKKLIESRLPYLNAMNMLQVEVLKRLRRDEDNNKLRDALLITINGIAAGMRNTG from the exons ATGACGGATACGACAGATGATATTGCAGAGGAAATCTCATTCCAAAGTTTCGAAGATGACTGCAAGTTGCTCGGAAGTCTCTTTAATGATGTGTTGCAGAGGGAAGTCGGAAGCTCATTCATGGAGAAAATCGAACGCATTCGAATCCTCGCTCAG AGTGCGTTGAATTTGCGTTTGGCTGGTATTGAAGATACTGCAAACCTTTTAGAGAAGCAACTGACTTGTGAAATATCCAAGATGCCACTAGAGGAAGCTTTGACATTGGCTCGTGCATTCACTCACTCTCTTAACCTTATGGGCATTGCAGACACTCATCACAG aATGCATAAACTCATAGACGCCACACAACTTTCAAGATCATGTGATGATACATTCACTCAGCTATTGCATAGTGGAATTTCCTCGGAAGAGCTTTACAAAACGGTTTGCAAGCAG GAGGTCGAGATTGTTCTTACTGCTCATCCTACTCAAATTAACCGGAGAACCTTACAGTACAAGCATGTCAGAATTGCT AATCTTTTAGAATATAACAGCAGATCAGATATCGGCCATGAAGATCGAGAAACACTCATTGAAGATTTG GTTAGGGAGATAACTTCAGTATGGCAGACTGATGAGCTTAGACGTCAAAAACCTACTCCAGTTGATGAAGCTAGAGCTG GTTTGAACATTGTTGAGCAATCCCTTTGGAAAGCTGTACCACATTACCTGCGTCGTGTCAGCAATTCCTTGAAAAAA TTCACGGGGAAGCCACTTCCATTAACATGCACGCCTATAAAATTTGGTTCTTGGATGGGAGGTGATAGAGATGGAAACCCAAATGTGACGGCAAAG GTCACCAAGGAAGTATCTCTCTTGTCCAGGTGGATGGCTATCGATCTGTACATAAGAGAGGTTGATAGCTTAAGATTTGAATTGTCTACAAATCGATGCAGTGACAGATTTTCAAGATTAGCAGAGGACATTCTTGAAAAAG ATTCTGACAGAGGACAATCAAGTTTCTTAAACCAGCAAAAATCATCCTTGCCAATACAGCTTCCAGATAAAGCTCAGCATCCTTCTTGCATTG AAGATGGTGATTCACAACATTCCAAATTTGAAATCAATTCAACGACAGATTTTGTGCCTCCAAATCTCCAG AAGCAAAATGAAGAAGACTCTCCAAAGGTCGATTCAAAGTCAAATGCTGATGATACTCATACGGCAGGTCTTACTTCGCGAGGTTCTTTCTCATCTACATCTCAACTTCTCTTCCAGAGGAAACTATTTGCGGAATCTAAAATTGGGAGGGTCAGTTTTCAAAAGCTACTAGAACCACCTCCACTTAAACGTGCTGGAATGGCTCCTTACCGTATTGTACTTGGAGATGTTAAGGATAAG CTTGTGAAGACGCGAAAGCTCCTTGAACTTCTACTTGAGGGTCTTCCTTGTGAGTATGACCCTAGGGTATCGTATGAAACGTCAGAGCAACTTCTAGAACCATTGCTCCTCTGCTACGAATCACTG CAATCATCCGGTGCTGGTGTACTAGCTGATGGAAAACTTGCTGATCTGATCCGTAGAGTTTCTACATTTGGCATGGTTTTGGTGAAACTTGATTTACGTCAG GAATCTGCAAGGCATGCTGAAGCTTTGGATGCAATTACAACATACTTGGACCTTGGTACTTATAGTGAATGGGATGAAGAGAAAAAACTAGATTTCCTGACAAAAGAACTTAAAGGCAAACGACCCCTTGTTCCTCCCACTATTGAG GTTGTTCCTGAAGTTAAAGAAGTATTGGACACATTCCGAGTTGCTGCTGAGTTTGGAAGTGAATCACTTGGAGCTTATGTTATTTCCATGGCTTCAAAT GCAAGTGATGTCCTGGCTGTGGAGCTTCTGCAAAAAGATACTCGGCTTGCGGTCACTAGTGAACATGGAAAACCATGTCCTGGTGGAAC GCTGCGAGTGGTTCCTCTTTTTGAAACGGTGAAGGATCTAAGAGCTGCTGGTTATGTTATAAGGAAACTGCTTTCAATAGATTGGTACAGAGAACACATCCAAAAGAATCATAATGGTCACCAAGAG GTGATGGTTGGATACTCTGATTCAGGAAAAGATTCTGGACGATTTACTGCTGCATGGGAACTTTACAAAGCTCAAGAAGATGTTGTTGCTGCTTGCAATGAGTTTGGGATCAAAATTACTTTGTTCCATGGACGAGGAGGAAGTATTGGTCGTGGTGGTGGCCCGACCTATCTCGCCATACAATCCCAACCACCAGGCTCCGTAATG GGCACTTTGCGTTCCACCGAGCAAGGTGAGATGGTTCAAGCCAAGTTTGGTATACCACAAACAGCTGTTAGACAACTAGAGATATACACAACCGCGGTTCTACTTGCTACCTTAAAGCCTCCTCAACCGCCTCGAGAGCAAAAATGGAGAAATCTAATGGAAGAAATCTCAACAATCAGTTCCCAAAACTACAAAGGCACAGTCTATGAAAACCCAGAGTTTATCTCATATTTCCATGAGGCAACACCACAAGCCGAGCTCGGTTACCTCAACATAGGAAGCCGACCAGCGAGAAGAAAGAGCTCAACTGGCATAGGACATCTTAGAGCTATCCCTTGGGTCTTTGCTTGGACACAAACAAGGTTTGTTCTACCAGCTTGGCTCGGTGTAGGAGCTGGTCTAAAGGGTGTCTCTGAGAAGGGTTATGCAGACGATATTCAGGAGATGTATAAAGAGTGGCCATTTTTCCAGTCAACTATTGACCTTATAGAGATGGTGTTAGCCAAAGCAGACATCCCCATTACGAAACTCTATGACGAACAACTTGTCTCTGAGAGCAGAAGAGGACTTGGTGATATGCTGAGGAAAGAATTGATGACTACTGAAAAGTATGTGCTTGTGATAACCGGCCGTGAGAAACTCTTGGAGAGCAACAAGAGCTTGAAGAAACTCATAGAGAGTAGACTTCCGTATCTTAACGCTATGAACATGTTGCAAGTTGAAGTACTTAAGAGGCTAAGACGCGATGAAGATAACAATAAGCTTAGGGATGCTTTGCTAATCACAATCAATGGTATCGCCGCAGGAATGAGAAACACAGGTTAA